The Haloarcula sp. DT43 genome includes a region encoding these proteins:
- a CDS encoding histidine kinase N-terminal 7TM domain-containing protein encodes MFSLTLMKMVLVATIGVGVAGGLLAWRERPEPGADPLVLLLAGQCWWSATLIFRIDAATLNWKVFWVDVSWMGVAIIPVAWLLFSLEYAGYTEYTARKHILLYSIVPAITVFLGLTSHAHQLLYTSSMLVQENGVQVLNRTPGVWFWVIAGYTYLLGLLGILPLLKLLTSRVDTFRGQSVALLLGLLAPWVTNVLFLMDTLPFSGVDPTPVAFSVSGVAYLGALTRFQLFGANPTPIRHARSSVFEQMQQGALVLDTHDHVVDMNGQAAAFLQTTPEEALGRSVDQISPDLAALGTAAQAGQTIHRPSGTTKSYDVSETVVRDIHDRSIGRVITLHDVTDLLRDQQRLEVLHRVFRHNIRTNVQVILGNAEHLATHNSESKAETLQEHAIAINDLGEKVRSVIDVFEQSRKERGTLRLGSILTECIESAEESYPEVTFEYTSPEVDFAVDHLFDVVCQNVIRNAAQHNTSPDPVVSVTAERDGEYVEVSVRDNGPGIDSNELALVEHGSETPLRHGSGFGLALVVWGTDIAGGAVDIESSGTDGTTVSLRIPILSSA; translated from the coding sequence GTGTTCTCCCTGACGCTGATGAAGATGGTGTTGGTCGCCACGATTGGGGTCGGCGTTGCCGGCGGTCTGCTCGCCTGGCGGGAACGCCCGGAACCCGGCGCGGACCCGCTCGTGTTGCTGCTCGCGGGCCAGTGCTGGTGGTCGGCGACGCTGATATTCCGTATCGACGCGGCGACGCTGAACTGGAAGGTCTTCTGGGTCGACGTCTCCTGGATGGGTGTCGCGATCATCCCGGTCGCGTGGCTGCTCTTCTCCCTCGAATACGCGGGCTACACCGAGTACACGGCCCGCAAGCACATCCTGCTCTATTCAATCGTGCCGGCGATTACGGTCTTTCTGGGACTCACGAGTCACGCCCACCAGCTACTGTACACCAGTTCGATGCTCGTTCAGGAAAACGGGGTCCAGGTACTGAACCGGACGCCGGGCGTCTGGTTCTGGGTCATCGCCGGCTACACGTACCTGCTGGGCCTGCTCGGGATACTGCCGCTGTTGAAACTCCTCACGAGCCGTGTAGACACGTTCCGTGGCCAGAGCGTCGCACTCTTACTCGGCCTGCTAGCGCCCTGGGTGACCAACGTCCTCTTCCTGATGGACACGCTCCCGTTCTCGGGTGTCGACCCGACGCCGGTTGCCTTCTCGGTCTCCGGGGTGGCGTACCTGGGCGCGCTCACGAGGTTCCAGCTGTTCGGTGCGAACCCGACCCCCATCCGCCACGCCCGCAGTTCGGTGTTCGAGCAGATGCAACAGGGGGCGCTCGTGTTAGACACCCACGACCACGTCGTCGATATGAACGGCCAGGCCGCCGCGTTCCTGCAGACTACGCCGGAGGAGGCCCTCGGTCGGTCGGTGGACCAGATAAGTCCGGACCTCGCGGCGCTCGGCACCGCAGCCCAGGCCGGCCAGACCATCCACCGCCCCTCTGGGACGACCAAATCCTACGACGTCTCCGAGACCGTCGTGAGGGACATCCACGACCGGAGTATCGGCCGAGTCATCACGTTACACGACGTCACTGACCTGCTCCGGGACCAGCAGCGCCTGGAGGTCCTCCACCGGGTGTTCCGGCACAACATCCGCACGAACGTGCAGGTCATCCTCGGCAACGCCGAACACCTAGCGACGCACAACAGCGAGTCGAAGGCCGAGACCCTGCAGGAACACGCCATCGCCATCAACGACCTCGGCGAGAAAGTCCGGTCGGTGATAGACGTCTTCGAGCAGAGCCGGAAGGAACGGGGGACGCTCAGACTCGGCTCGATTCTCACCGAATGTATCGAGTCGGCCGAGGAGTCGTATCCGGAGGTCACGTTCGAGTACACGTCCCCGGAGGTCGATTTCGCGGTCGACCACCTGTTCGACGTCGTCTGCCAGAACGTCATCCGCAACGCCGCACAGCACAACACGTCCCCCGACCCGGTCGTCTCGGTCACCGCCGAACGGGACGGCGAGTACGTCGAGGTTTCGGTTCGGGACAACGGGCCCGGCATCGACTCGAACGAACTCGCTCTCGTCGAACACGGTTCGGAAACGCCGCTGCGACACGGCAGCGGCTTCGGGCTGGCGCTGGTCGTCTGGGGAACCGACATCGCGGGCGGAGCCGTCGACATCGAGTCCAGCGGGACGGACGGCACGACCGTTTCCCTGCGGATTCCGATTCTCTCCTCGGCGTAG
- a CDS encoding ABC transporter ATP-binding protein, with translation MGTVTIENVRKVYDGDPEVVAVEDVSFEIADGEFLTIVGPSGSGKSTLLRMIAGLEDISDGTIRIGDRVVNGVQPQDRDVAMVFQNYALYPHMSARKNMSYGLELTTDLPDEEIQQRVEEAAEMMGVTEQLDKRPGNLSGGQQQRIATGRAIVREPSVFLFDEPLSNLDAKLRLHMRTELQQLQDKLGTTTVYVTHDQEEAMTMSDRIAVVNAGELQQIGTPEEIYDEPRNLFVGDFVGSPPMNQFDVRRDGSTLVGNGFTYEVSDSTRERLDQYAQGVEEFVLGIRPENITIADDGESNTVRAYLDVREPVGSDNYLHMDIDGEECWVRVPGEVKPETNQELSLAFDEDHLHLFRRSDGINILAGDDPSTEIPPAGQAQ, from the coding sequence ATGGGTACAGTTACCATCGAAAACGTGCGGAAAGTCTACGACGGAGACCCGGAGGTCGTGGCAGTCGAGGACGTGAGCTTCGAAATCGCGGACGGCGAGTTCCTCACGATTGTCGGGCCCTCGGGGTCGGGGAAGTCGACACTGCTACGGATGATTGCGGGGCTAGAGGACATCTCGGACGGGACGATTCGAATCGGGGACCGAGTCGTCAACGGCGTCCAGCCACAGGACCGGGACGTGGCGATGGTGTTCCAGAACTACGCGTTGTATCCCCACATGTCAGCCCGGAAGAACATGAGCTACGGGCTGGAGCTGACGACCGACCTCCCCGACGAGGAAATCCAGCAGCGCGTCGAGGAGGCCGCCGAGATGATGGGCGTGACCGAGCAACTCGACAAACGGCCGGGGAACCTCTCGGGCGGCCAACAACAGCGTATCGCGACCGGGCGCGCCATCGTCCGCGAACCGTCCGTGTTCCTGTTCGACGAGCCGCTCAGTAACCTAGACGCCAAGCTCCGGCTCCACATGCGGACGGAACTCCAGCAGTTGCAGGACAAGCTCGGCACCACGACGGTCTACGTCACACACGACCAGGAGGAGGCCATGACGATGAGCGACCGCATCGCCGTCGTCAACGCCGGCGAGCTCCAGCAGATAGGGACGCCGGAGGAGATATACGACGAACCGCGGAACCTGTTCGTGGGCGATTTCGTCGGCAGCCCGCCGATGAACCAGTTCGACGTGCGCCGTGACGGGTCGACGCTGGTCGGCAACGGCTTCACCTACGAGGTCTCGGACTCGACCCGGGAGCGGCTCGACCAGTACGCACAGGGGGTCGAGGAGTTCGTCCTCGGCATCCGGCCGGAGAACATCACTATCGCCGACGACGGGGAGTCGAACACCGTCCGTGCGTATCTCGACGTCCGGGAACCGGTCGGTTCCGACAACTACCTCCACATGGACATCGACGGCGAGGAGTGCTGGGTCCGCGTTCCGGGTGAGGTCAAACCCGAGACGAACCAGGAACTCTCGCTCGCGTTCGACGAAGACCACCTTCACCTGTTCCGCCGGTCGGACGGCATCAACATTCTCGCCGGGGACGACCCCTCGACCGAGATTCCACCCGCCGGACAGGCTCAGTAG
- a CDS encoding carbohydrate ABC transporter permease — translation MGLRKETIEGILWSIPYLAVFTVFLVWPAVKGLYMSLHTYPNKFDLTETEWVGLQNYVELFQDPVFYNAMEGTLLFVAVSVPALVILGLVMALGVNRDVTGKRTLRAIYFSPYVLTVAVVALVWGQVYSQSYGLINYYLGLVMENPPGWLTSPDLVMASLAFMTVWWLVGFNFVIFLAARQSIPERLYEAARLDGATGWRAFKDITLPQMRNSVVFVVMVQFILQFQVFAQPYIMTQGGPSNSSDTLVYYLYRSAFSQQQFGYGAAMGYVLVAILILIAVVNFKVIGDSNA, via the coding sequence ATGGGTCTCCGGAAGGAGACGATAGAGGGTATCCTCTGGTCGATTCCGTACCTCGCCGTGTTCACGGTGTTCCTCGTCTGGCCCGCGGTGAAGGGGCTCTACATGAGCCTCCACACCTACCCGAACAAGTTCGACCTCACGGAGACCGAGTGGGTCGGTCTCCAGAACTACGTTGAACTGTTCCAGGACCCGGTGTTCTACAACGCCATGGAGGGGACGCTTCTGTTCGTCGCCGTCTCGGTCCCGGCGCTCGTGATTCTCGGGCTCGTGATGGCCCTGGGCGTGAACCGGGACGTCACCGGCAAGCGGACGCTCCGCGCTATCTACTTCAGTCCCTACGTCCTGACCGTCGCGGTCGTGGCGCTGGTCTGGGGTCAGGTGTACTCCCAGAGCTACGGGCTCATCAACTACTACCTCGGCCTAGTCATGGAGAACCCGCCGGGGTGGCTCACGTCGCCGGACCTCGTGATGGCGTCGCTCGCGTTCATGACTGTGTGGTGGCTCGTGGGCTTCAACTTCGTCATCTTCCTCGCCGCCCGCCAGAGCATCCCGGAACGGCTCTACGAGGCCGCTCGCCTCGACGGCGCGACCGGCTGGCGTGCGTTCAAGGACATCACGCTCCCGCAGATGCGGAACTCGGTCGTGTTCGTCGTGATGGTCCAGTTCATCCTCCAGTTCCAGGTGTTCGCCCAGCCCTACATCATGACCCAGGGCGGTCCGAGCAACTCCTCGGACACGCTGGTCTACTACCTCTACCGGAGCGCCTTCTCCCAGCAGCAGTTCGGGTACGGCGCGGCGATGGGGTACGTGCTGGTCGCCATCCTTATACTGATAGCCGTCGTCAACTTCAAGGTAATCGGTGATTCCAATGCCTGA
- a CDS encoding outer membrane protein assembly factor BamB family protein, with product MCVRLGPDGNERWRRPFEPLAYDEYNLGDSTATQVTPAVREEGVYVPDRDALVKLDAESGVERWRIPVETAYAASVVDDSGVVQTGYQETVAITHGGEVRWRRPLQSRAAAAVADDAVYVVADECHELDAVTGETNWRTRLLFRGTAAPVVTDDAVVVVTGSVHAFNRDTGGLLNSDRTRWETGEIHATAFASPVVATGRLFVVSPLGLLSLRSEESE from the coding sequence GTGTGTGTCAGGCTCGGCCCGGACGGGAACGAGCGCTGGCGACGACCGTTCGAGCCGCTCGCGTACGACGAGTACAACCTCGGCGACTCCACCGCGACGCAGGTCACGCCGGCCGTCAGAGAAGAAGGCGTGTACGTCCCCGACCGGGACGCGCTCGTGAAACTCGACGCCGAGAGCGGTGTCGAGCGGTGGCGGATTCCCGTCGAGACGGCGTATGCAGCCTCCGTCGTCGACGATAGCGGCGTCGTCCAGACCGGGTATCAGGAGACGGTCGCCATCACTCACGGGGGCGAGGTTCGGTGGCGACGCCCACTCCAGAGTCGGGCCGCCGCGGCGGTTGCCGACGACGCGGTCTACGTCGTCGCGGACGAGTGTCACGAACTCGACGCCGTCACCGGCGAAACGAACTGGCGGACCCGGCTACTGTTCAGAGGCACGGCCGCACCCGTCGTGACCGACGACGCTGTCGTCGTCGTGACTGGAAGCGTCCACGCGTTCAACAGGGACACCGGCGGCCTACTAAATTCGGACCGGACCCGATGGGAGACCGGGGAGATACACGCAACGGCGTTTGCCTCACCGGTCGTCGCTACCGGGCGTCTTTTCGTCGTCAGTCCGCTGGGCCTCCTGTCGCTTCGGTCCGAAGAGAGCGAGTGA
- a CDS encoding HalOD1 output domain-containing protein produces the protein MTEDSESGRASREGSVAETGDVLTEVQYDPAGGRELAGVIVETVAARTGADTSTYRETPLQDYVDVDEVETLLFGTQDPSTGEASRKITFRYRRFLVTVRADGVIQLSDSAE, from the coding sequence ATGACAGAGGACAGCGAGAGCGGGCGAGCCAGTCGTGAGGGGTCGGTCGCCGAGACCGGCGACGTCCTGACCGAAGTCCAGTACGACCCGGCAGGTGGGCGGGAACTCGCAGGAGTCATCGTAGAGACTGTCGCCGCTCGGACGGGAGCGGACACGTCGACGTACCGTGAGACGCCGCTACAGGACTACGTCGACGTCGATGAGGTCGAGACGCTCCTGTTCGGCACACAGGACCCGTCGACCGGCGAGGCGAGCCGGAAGATTACGTTTCGGTACCGACGCTTTCTGGTGACCGTTCGCGCCGACGGCGTCATCCAGCTGTCCGACAGTGCCGAGTGA
- a CDS encoding UbiA family prenyltransferase encodes MPTDARTPGAQPGVETATNRSLITKLSTLTRPARNLVFHSSLYLAAIAMAEVVLVSELLSLPLTPAPLVAGLLTFAVYGNDRLADLETDAKTAPARTAFVRRYQDGFYVLAALAYGLAVALSAVGGPLTFGLSLLPGVVWILYARDLLPSLSGDTPRLKDVFLLNSLLVAGAWALAIVFLPLAFAGAPVTPAVGVVFLFFVLATFVNTEVPNVRDLEGDSEIGVRTLPVVVGVRRTRYALYGVTGLTAALLAGALAATVVSPGVATVLLATLLLLAGVVFCLDRVENDAALAVAAECTRLPAFAVAVLPLLGQ; translated from the coding sequence ATGCCGACAGATGCACGAACCCCGGGCGCACAGCCCGGGGTAGAGACCGCGACGAATCGCTCGCTCATCACGAAACTATCGACGCTGACGAGACCGGCCCGGAACCTGGTTTTCCACAGTTCGCTGTATCTCGCGGCCATCGCGATGGCCGAGGTCGTTCTCGTGAGCGAACTGCTGTCGCTCCCGCTCACCCCGGCCCCGCTCGTGGCGGGACTGCTGACGTTCGCGGTGTACGGGAACGACCGGCTGGCCGACCTGGAGACCGACGCGAAGACCGCTCCCGCACGGACCGCCTTCGTGCGACGTTATCAGGACGGCTTCTACGTCTTGGCGGCTCTCGCGTACGGCCTCGCCGTGGCCCTCTCCGCAGTGGGCGGCCCGCTCACGTTCGGTCTCTCGCTGTTGCCCGGCGTGGTCTGGATTCTCTACGCGCGTGACTTGCTGCCCAGCCTCTCCGGTGACACCCCGCGGCTGAAGGACGTCTTCCTCCTGAACTCCCTGCTCGTCGCCGGTGCTTGGGCGCTCGCCATCGTGTTCCTGCCGTTGGCCTTCGCCGGCGCGCCCGTCACCCCGGCGGTCGGCGTCGTCTTCCTGTTTTTCGTGCTGGCGACGTTCGTCAACACGGAAGTCCCGAACGTGCGCGACCTGGAGGGCGACAGCGAAATCGGCGTCCGGACGCTCCCGGTTGTGGTCGGCGTGCGCCGGACGAGATACGCCCTCTACGGCGTCACGGGCCTGACGGCGGCTCTGCTGGCCGGTGCGCTCGCCGCGACCGTCGTCAGTCCCGGCGTGGCGACCGTCCTCCTGGCGACCCTCCTCCTCCTTGCCGGCGTCGTTTTCTGCCTCGACCGCGTCGAAAACGACGCTGCGCTCGCGGTCGCAGCGGAGTGTACCCGCCTCCCGGCGTTCGCGGTCGCCGTCCTCCCGCTGCTCGGTCAGTAG
- a CDS encoding lactate utilization protein, with translation MSQQKSDYVDDADIDESLDELASEEAIEETVENLEENGFDVVVVDSADDALAEIQSHIPAGASVMNGHSTTLEEIGFDEYLSEGDHEWESLPDEIWSIDDDAERQAARRESQTADYFLGGINGISQTGELVAADRSGSRIGAYPFAASNVVIVSGVNKVVPTLDDALDRLESVAYPLENERAKEAYGVDSAIAKQLIFRQELEDDRTTVVLVREHLGY, from the coding sequence ATGTCGCAACAGAAATCGGATTACGTAGACGACGCGGACATCGACGAATCGCTGGACGAACTAGCCTCTGAGGAGGCAATCGAAGAGACTGTCGAGAACCTGGAGGAGAACGGGTTCGACGTCGTCGTCGTCGACTCGGCCGACGACGCGCTCGCGGAGATTCAGTCGCACATCCCCGCGGGGGCGTCCGTGATGAACGGCCACTCGACGACGCTCGAAGAGATAGGCTTCGACGAGTACCTGAGCGAAGGGGACCACGAGTGGGAGAGCCTCCCCGACGAAATCTGGAGTATCGACGACGACGCAGAGCGGCAGGCCGCCCGACGGGAATCGCAAACGGCCGACTACTTCCTCGGCGGCATCAACGGCATCTCCCAGACCGGCGAACTCGTCGCCGCGGACCGCTCGGGGAGCCGCATCGGTGCGTATCCGTTCGCTGCCAGTAACGTCGTCATCGTCAGCGGCGTGAACAAGGTCGTCCCGACGCTCGACGACGCGCTCGACCGACTGGAGAGCGTCGCGTACCCCCTCGAAAACGAGCGTGCCAAGGAGGCCTACGGCGTCGACTCCGCGATTGCCAAGCAGCTCATCTTCCGGCAGGAACTCGAAGACGACCGCACCACCGTCGTTCTCGTCCGCGAGCATCTCGGCTACTGA
- a CDS encoding ABC transporter substrate-binding protein: MVPKPSGSKSRRTFIKSLGVAGTVALAGCGGNGGDGGDGGSDGGSTGGSGGSESYEITFWELFSGGEGPIMESIVNRFNEEQPLDTDAEVTINRQRTPWNEYYNKLFTALSGGQAPDMAVMHAAYLRAWAGGVDAIGQYADTGSMQSDYTESHWDLVTVDGNVNALPMDMHPIGVYYNKDLFEQAGLDPESPPTNWSEFEAAGNAVAQNTDAAAFTQSPYNDGFGSFRTWSTWVKQQGGSLYDEEWNPTFDNEAGMNIAQLFSDMTGDMGWAPATSEDTWGNNAFQNGSCAMAMNGTWYVAALSGVEDLNWGFFEPTVGPNKQQDRVWADGHSLVLPKKDGRSDAKSEIAAQVGHWMTTQNPSWGAEAGHLPAANSIYESDAFQNSPYYDKTLDKYVEMAEDGDYFYHPKVPNGDPNAQNWYTWLVDIWAHNAEPQAGVQSGIETVSSGISE; this comes from the coding sequence ATGGTTCCGAAACCGTCAGGTAGCAAATCCCGTCGAACGTTCATCAAGTCACTCGGTGTCGCCGGTACAGTCGCTCTCGCTGGCTGTGGGGGCAACGGCGGCGACGGCGGTGACGGCGGAAGCGACGGCGGGTCGACCGGTGGCAGTGGTGGCAGCGAATCCTACGAAATCACCTTCTGGGAGCTCTTCAGCGGCGGCGAAGGGCCGATAATGGAGAGCATCGTCAACCGGTTCAACGAGGAACAGCCCCTCGACACAGACGCCGAAGTCACTATCAATCGACAGCGCACACCGTGGAACGAGTACTACAACAAGCTCTTTACGGCTCTCTCGGGCGGCCAGGCCCCGGACATGGCAGTAATGCACGCCGCGTACCTGCGTGCCTGGGCCGGCGGCGTCGACGCCATCGGCCAGTACGCCGACACCGGCTCCATGCAGAGCGACTACACCGAGAGCCACTGGGACCTCGTCACCGTGGACGGCAACGTGAACGCCCTCCCGATGGACATGCACCCCATCGGCGTCTACTACAACAAGGACCTGTTCGAGCAGGCCGGACTGGACCCGGAGAGCCCGCCGACGAACTGGTCCGAGTTCGAGGCGGCCGGCAACGCAGTCGCACAGAACACCGACGCGGCCGCGTTCACCCAGTCGCCGTACAACGACGGCTTCGGGTCGTTCCGAACCTGGAGCACCTGGGTCAAACAGCAGGGCGGCAGCCTCTACGACGAGGAGTGGAACCCGACCTTCGACAACGAGGCTGGGATGAACATCGCACAGCTCTTCTCCGACATGACCGGTGACATGGGCTGGGCTCCCGCCACGAGCGAGGACACGTGGGGGAACAACGCGTTCCAGAACGGGTCCTGCGCGATGGCGATGAACGGGACGTGGTACGTCGCGGCCCTCTCTGGCGTCGAGGACCTCAACTGGGGCTTCTTCGAGCCGACGGTGGGCCCGAACAAGCAACAGGACAGGGTGTGGGCCGACGGCCACTCGCTCGTCCTCCCGAAGAAGGACGGCCGGAGCGACGCGAAGTCGGAAATCGCAGCACAGGTCGGTCACTGGATGACCACGCAGAACCCCTCGTGGGGTGCCGAAGCCGGTCACCTCCCGGCCGCGAACAGCATCTACGAGTCCGACGCGTTCCAGAACAGCCCGTACTACGACAAGACGCTCGACAAGTACGTCGAGATGGCCGAGGACGGCGACTACTTCTACCACCCGAAGGTCCCGAACGGCGACCCGAACGCCCAGAACTGGTACACCTGGCTCGTCGACATCTGGGCGCACAACGCCGAGCCCCAGGCGGGGGTCCAGTCCGGCATCGAGACGGTCTCCAGCGGCATCTCTGAGTAA
- a CDS encoding coiled-coil domain-containing protein yields the protein MTASGTVGTTVAFQDSAQDIQTTNEELRAENEELRERLNETREDRRAARARAETLDGRLETRNEDVDTLVSELETKEKLLNASRDRLAKARDGQAGMSRSEMEKRLDYLCAQPENRERFGCQQFGPGT from the coding sequence ATGACCGCCAGCGGGACCGTCGGGACGACCGTCGCGTTCCAGGACTCGGCACAGGACATACAGACGACAAACGAGGAGTTACGCGCTGAAAACGAGGAACTACGCGAACGACTGAACGAGACTCGGGAGGACCGACGGGCCGCGCGGGCCCGGGCCGAAACCCTCGACGGGCGGTTGGAAACCCGGAACGAGGACGTCGACACGCTGGTTTCGGAACTGGAGACGAAAGAGAAACTGCTCAACGCCAGCAGGGACCGACTCGCGAAGGCACGGGACGGCCAGGCGGGGATGTCACGCTCGGAAATGGAGAAGCGTCTCGACTACCTCTGTGCACAGCCGGAAAACAGGGAACGGTTCGGCTGTCAGCAGTTCGGTCCCGGTACGTGA
- a CDS encoding bile acid:sodium symporter family protein: MSRAASKYFVVWVVVLAGVALVRPEPFVPVLNYVSPLLGLIMLGMGLTLQPADFRRLVEQPVDIGIGAVTQWVVMPATAYGLYVLLDLPDAVGIGLILVGAAPGGTASNVMSYLGRGDVALSVAITTLTTLAAPLVMPAWVVFTLGQQIDVTFAEMFGSIVQIVIVPVLLGSTLRYLLDRYSPRAAEIGTDVFPVVSVAAIVAIVAGVVGANVDNILTAGLLVLVAVVAHNAVGLGAGYGVGRATGMSTDRVRTCAFEVGLQNSGLAVALATTLFEPAAALVPALFSVWHNVTGPALASFFTWQDEGQESTGAVPGDD, encoded by the coding sequence GTGAGTCGGGCCGCAAGCAAGTACTTCGTCGTCTGGGTCGTCGTCCTGGCGGGGGTCGCCCTTGTGAGGCCGGAACCGTTCGTCCCCGTGCTGAACTACGTCTCCCCGCTGCTCGGGCTCATCATGCTCGGGATGGGGCTGACGCTCCAGCCGGCGGACTTCCGTCGACTGGTCGAACAACCGGTGGACATCGGCATCGGCGCTGTAACGCAGTGGGTTGTCATGCCCGCCACCGCGTACGGGCTATACGTCCTGCTCGACCTGCCGGACGCGGTCGGTATCGGTCTCATCCTCGTTGGTGCCGCCCCCGGCGGGACCGCGTCGAACGTGATGTCGTATCTCGGACGGGGCGACGTGGCGCTGTCCGTCGCTATCACGACGCTGACCACGCTCGCAGCGCCGCTCGTGATGCCGGCCTGGGTGGTGTTCACCCTCGGCCAGCAAATAGACGTGACCTTCGCGGAGATGTTCGGGAGTATCGTCCAAATCGTCATCGTGCCGGTGTTGCTCGGGTCCACACTCCGGTATCTGCTGGACCGCTATTCGCCCAGGGCCGCCGAAATCGGCACCGACGTGTTCCCCGTCGTCAGCGTCGCCGCCATCGTCGCCATCGTCGCCGGCGTCGTCGGCGCGAACGTAGACAACATCCTCACGGCCGGACTGCTCGTGCTCGTCGCGGTCGTCGCTCACAACGCCGTCGGACTCGGTGCCGGATACGGCGTCGGGCGGGCGACAGGAATGTCGACGGACCGCGTGCGGACCTGCGCGTTCGAGGTGGGGCTCCAGAACAGCGGTCTCGCCGTCGCGCTGGCAACGACGCTGTTCGAACCCGCGGCCGCGCTCGTTCCCGCGCTGTTCAGCGTCTGGCACAACGTCACCGGGCCGGCGCTGGCGAGTTTCTTCACCTGGCAGGACGAGGGGCAAGAGTCGACTGGCGCCGTTCCGGGCGACGACTGA
- a CDS encoding DUF2270 domain-containing protein: MTRVSDKEVDVTDSAHRELGEGLLEEDMGPSSAMAHLYRGEIHRMKFWRERLDRTTNWAVLVISAILTWSFSRPDIPHYIVLIGTATLAVFLFIEARRYRGYDIWRSRVRTLQANVFAYGLDPSAGVADPDWRESLSADYRRPTIKISTEEALAHRLRRVYLPLFSVLLTAWLVRITVFSPDGWVESAAVGMVPGSVVIGTVTVLYAAAVGIAVRPRTWHAKGELRSEDLRQ, encoded by the coding sequence ATGACACGGGTCTCGGACAAGGAGGTCGACGTGACGGACTCGGCACACCGGGAGCTGGGCGAGGGCCTGCTGGAGGAGGACATGGGGCCGAGTTCGGCCATGGCACACCTCTACCGCGGCGAGATTCACCGCATGAAGTTCTGGCGCGAACGCTTGGACCGGACGACCAACTGGGCGGTGCTGGTCATCTCCGCGATTCTCACGTGGTCGTTCTCGCGGCCGGACATCCCACACTACATCGTCCTGATAGGGACGGCGACGCTGGCAGTGTTCCTGTTCATCGAGGCGCGGCGATACCGGGGGTACGACATCTGGCGAAGCCGGGTCAGAACGCTGCAGGCGAACGTCTTCGCCTACGGGCTGGACCCGTCGGCCGGCGTGGCCGACCCGGACTGGCGCGAGTCGCTGAGCGCGGATTACCGGCGACCGACCATCAAAATCAGCACGGAGGAAGCCCTCGCACACCGGCTCCGCCGCGTGTACCTGCCGCTTTTCTCCGTGTTACTGACTGCTTGGCTCGTCCGCATTACCGTGTTCAGTCCCGACGGGTGGGTCGAAAGCGCCGCCGTCGGCATGGTCCCCGGCAGTGTCGTCATCGGCACCGTCACGGTGTTGTACGCCGCCGCAGTCGGTATCGCCGTCCGGCCCCGGACGTGGCACGCGAAAGGGGAACTCCGGTCCGAAGACCTCCGGCAGTAG